Proteins encoded by one window of Mesorhizobium sp. INR15:
- a CDS encoding MFS transporter: MTSKIRTTGSKQRWFVVLSVCLAAMTMPLTFTGPAIALSRISAELGGSPIELNWVTNAFMLTFGATLMSLGALADNHGRKRIFLAGLFAFVLASIGATLAPDIVWFDLFRAAQGLASAAAFSGGASALAQEFEGRLRLRAFSLLGTSFGIGLAFGPIACGLLIGAFGWRAIFLLIIGLATSAFFLGLRSLSESRDPDAAGVDWPGTITFTATLAALTYGVLRAPQRGWMDPLVIAVLAAAMLFLAAFVVVERRARRPMLDLTLFRYPRFVGVQLLAAAPAYAFVVLLVLLPIRFIGIEGMSEIEAGQLMICLSGPLLILPVLAGLVTRWITPASICGVGLLIAASGLVWLSQVPAGEPAIVAPLLAIGIGISLPWGLMDGLAVSVVPKERAGMAVGIFNTTRVAGEGVALAIVSAALSGFTAAQLGAQGAVPSTASSTAQLLVTGDLGAAVKTLPQVGQAMLVHSYEMAFDTLLIVLAAVTVLTAIVVFVGLRRGSEQENEGEARTACQEG; the protein is encoded by the coding sequence ATGACGTCGAAGATTCGAACCACCGGTTCGAAGCAGAGATGGTTTGTCGTGCTGTCGGTGTGCCTTGCAGCCATGACAATGCCCTTGACCTTCACCGGGCCTGCCATCGCGCTGTCGAGAATATCAGCCGAGCTGGGCGGCAGCCCGATCGAGCTCAACTGGGTGACCAACGCCTTCATGCTGACCTTCGGCGCCACCTTGATGTCCCTCGGCGCGCTGGCCGACAACCATGGCCGCAAGCGCATATTCCTGGCCGGGCTATTCGCCTTCGTGCTTGCCTCCATCGGCGCGACCCTGGCCCCTGACATTGTCTGGTTCGATCTCTTCAGGGCGGCACAGGGCCTGGCCAGTGCGGCGGCATTTTCCGGCGGTGCGTCAGCACTGGCGCAGGAATTCGAGGGCCGGCTGCGCCTGCGTGCCTTCAGCCTGCTCGGCACCAGCTTCGGCATTGGCCTCGCATTCGGGCCGATCGCCTGCGGCCTGCTCATCGGCGCCTTCGGCTGGCGCGCCATCTTCCTGCTGATCATCGGGCTGGCGACCTCGGCCTTCTTCCTCGGCCTGCGCTCCCTCTCGGAATCCCGCGACCCCGATGCGGCAGGCGTCGACTGGCCAGGAACCATCACCTTCACGGCAACGCTGGCAGCACTCACCTATGGCGTGCTCCGTGCCCCGCAACGCGGCTGGATGGATCCGTTGGTCATAGCGGTGCTAGCCGCCGCGATGCTCTTCCTCGCCGCTTTCGTCGTGGTCGAACGGCGCGCACGGCGTCCAATGCTTGATCTCACGCTGTTCCGCTACCCACGCTTCGTTGGTGTCCAGCTTCTGGCGGCGGCGCCCGCCTATGCGTTCGTCGTGTTGCTCGTGCTACTGCCAATCCGCTTCATTGGCATCGAAGGCATGAGCGAAATCGAGGCCGGACAATTAATGATCTGCCTGTCCGGCCCCCTGTTGATCCTGCCCGTGCTCGCAGGACTTGTAACCCGCTGGATCACGCCAGCTTCGATCTGCGGCGTGGGCTTGCTGATTGCGGCTTCTGGCCTTGTCTGGCTCAGCCAGGTGCCGGCCGGCGAACCGGCAATCGTGGCGCCGCTGCTGGCGATCGGCATCGGCATCAGCCTGCCCTGGGGATTGATGGACGGGCTGGCCGTCAGCGTCGTGCCCAAGGAGCGCGCCGGCATGGCGGTCGGCATTTTCAACACCACGCGTGTCGCCGGCGAGGGCGTTGCCTTGGCGATCGTCAGCGCGGCCTTGTCCGGCTTCACCGCGGCGCAGCTTGGCGCTCAAGGTGCCGTTCCCTCAACCGCTTCGTCCACCGCACAGTTGCTGGTCACCGGCGACCTTGGCGCAGCCGTGAAAACCCTGCCGCAGGTTGGCCAGGCGATGCTGGTCCATTCCTACGAGATGGCGTTCGATACGCTACTGATCGTGCTTGCGGCAGTCACTGTCCTGACTGCTATCGTCGTCTTTGTCGGCCTGCGGCGCGGGTCGGAGCAGGAAAATGAGGGCGAGGCGCGAACGGCTTGCCAGGAGGGATAG
- a CDS encoding LysR family transcriptional regulator: protein MDRLGGLLAFARTAELGSFVAAGRVLGLSASAVGKSVARLEQEVGVRLLQRSTRRIGLTEEGSLFNERVRRILDDIDDAEAMLSRTRETPRGRLRVSTPIVTYHMLLPVLPDFMARYPEIEVDIDFNDHIVDVIEEGVDVAIRSGDLPDSRLVARPLAPFRLHLCAAPSYLARHGIPQTPQDLAGHLSIRFRFPNSGKLQGWPLVGTDVEPQVRSVLTCNNMEALKGATIGGLGIGCMPDFLVREALAAGSLRTILDDHVDGRGQFRMLWPSNRYLAPKVRVFVDFLAERLGTGH from the coding sequence ATGGACCGTCTTGGTGGCCTTCTGGCTTTTGCCCGCACCGCTGAACTCGGCAGCTTTGTCGCCGCCGGCCGGGTGCTCGGTCTCTCCGCTTCTGCTGTCGGCAAGAGCGTCGCCCGGCTCGAGCAGGAGGTTGGCGTGCGCCTGCTGCAGCGCAGCACGCGCCGTATCGGGCTGACGGAGGAAGGCAGCCTGTTCAACGAGCGGGTGCGGCGCATCCTCGACGATATCGACGATGCCGAGGCGATGCTGTCGCGGACGCGGGAGACGCCGCGTGGAAGGCTTCGCGTCTCGACGCCGATCGTCACCTATCACATGCTGCTGCCGGTGCTGCCCGACTTCATGGCCCGCTACCCTGAAATCGAGGTTGATATCGATTTCAACGACCACATTGTCGATGTCATCGAGGAAGGTGTCGATGTGGCGATCAGGAGCGGGGACCTGCCGGATTCACGGCTGGTGGCGCGGCCACTCGCACCGTTCCGGCTGCATCTGTGTGCCGCGCCTTCCTATCTCGCGCGGCACGGCATTCCCCAAACACCCCAAGATCTTGCCGGCCATCTCTCCATACGGTTTCGCTTTCCCAACAGCGGCAAGCTGCAGGGCTGGCCTCTGGTCGGGACCGATGTGGAGCCGCAAGTTCGCTCGGTGCTGACCTGCAACAATATGGAGGCCTTGAAGGGCGCCACGATCGGCGGCCTTGGCATCGGCTGCATGCCTGATTTCCTGGTGCGCGAGGCGCTTGCCGCTGGAAGTCTGCGAACGATTCTCGACGACCATGTCGACGGACGTGGGCAGTTTCGCATGCTGTGGCCGTCGAACCGTTATCTGGCGCCGAAGGTCCGCGTCTTCGTCGACTTCCTCGCCGAGCGGCTGGGAACTGGACATTAA
- a CDS encoding AbrB family transcriptional regulator: MDSSAEQPLPEQVPSEPVAERMARMRKLWQWLAIIIVSALFAGALELAALPAALLIGPMLAAIVAGTNGATVRVPRVLFAAAQAIVGCLVAASISADIFRVFYAEWPLFLGVVVATVTASSLLGWLISRWRILPGTTAVWGSSPGAATAMVLMAGAFGADQRLVAFMQYLRVIFVSMTAALVAKFWVDTSGVEMPTIIWFPPIEPLVLAATIGIALVGGLFGKLIKLPSPFFLGTFIFGTAIHLGLGVEMQLPPWLLAVSYAMVGWSIGLNFTRPILRHATRALPQIIASIVALIAFCCGLAFMISHLLGIDPLTAYLATSPGGMDSVAIIAAAAHNVDISFVMALQSARFLIVLLAGPSVARLVARSLKD, translated from the coding sequence ATGGATTCCTCGGCCGAACAGCCTCTACCTGAACAGGTCCCATCCGAGCCCGTTGCCGAGCGCATGGCGCGGATGCGCAAGCTCTGGCAATGGCTGGCAATCATCATCGTCTCGGCCCTGTTTGCCGGAGCGCTGGAACTCGCAGCCCTGCCGGCGGCACTGCTGATCGGGCCGATGCTTGCGGCCATCGTCGCCGGCACCAATGGCGCCACCGTGCGCGTGCCGCGTGTGCTGTTCGCCGCCGCACAGGCGATCGTCGGCTGTCTTGTCGCCGCTTCGATCTCGGCCGACATCTTTCGGGTTTTCTATGCCGAATGGCCGCTGTTCCTCGGTGTTGTGGTAGCGACAGTGACGGCTTCCAGCCTGCTCGGCTGGCTGATCAGCCGCTGGCGCATCCTGCCAGGCACCACCGCCGTCTGGGGCTCCTCGCCGGGTGCGGCCACCGCCATGGTGCTGATGGCCGGCGCTTTCGGCGCTGACCAGCGCCTCGTCGCCTTCATGCAATATCTGCGCGTCATCTTCGTCTCGATGACGGCGGCATTGGTAGCCAAGTTCTGGGTCGACACATCGGGCGTCGAAATGCCCACCATCATCTGGTTCCCGCCGATCGAGCCGCTGGTCCTCGCCGCCACGATCGGTATCGCACTCGTCGGCGGCCTGTTCGGCAAACTCATCAAGCTGCCCTCGCCCTTCTTTCTCGGTACCTTCATCTTCGGCACGGCGATCCATCTGGGCCTCGGCGTGGAGATGCAGTTGCCGCCATGGCTGCTGGCGGTCAGCTACGCGATGGTCGGCTGGTCGATCGGCCTGAACTTCACCCGGCCGATCCTGCGCCACGCGACACGTGCCCTGCCGCAGATCATCGCTTCGATCGTGGCGCTGATTGCTTTTTGCTGTGGCCTTGCCTTCATGATCAGCCATCTACTCGGCATCGATCCGCTGACCGCGTACCTCGCCACCAGCCCCGGCGGCATGGACAGCGTCGCCATCATCGCCGCCGCCGCGCACAACGTCGACATTTCCTTCGTCATGGCGCTGCAATCCGCACGCTTCCTGATCGTGCTTCTGGCTGGCCCAAGCGTGGCGCGGCTGGTGGCGAGAAGCCTGAAGGACTGA
- a CDS encoding putative quinol monooxygenase, with the protein MYGLIGKMRATRGQRDAIMDVLITSTGAMPGCLSYIIARDPADADAIWVTEVWTDAESHKASLQLPEVQTAIAKARPFIAGFEFQVETHPAGGFGLPDAKTG; encoded by the coding sequence ATGTACGGACTGATCGGCAAGATGCGTGCGACGCGCGGCCAGCGCGACGCGATCATGGATGTGCTGATCACCTCGACCGGTGCCATGCCGGGCTGTCTGAGCTATATCATCGCCCGCGATCCGGCGGATGCCGATGCGATCTGGGTCACCGAAGTGTGGACCGATGCCGAAAGCCACAAGGCCTCGCTGCAACTCCCGGAAGTCCAGACCGCGATCGCCAAGGCGCGGCCGTTCATTGCTGGCTTTGAATTCCAGGTCGAGACCCACCCCGCCGGCGGCTTCGGCCTGCCTGATGCCAAGACTGGCTGA
- a CDS encoding SDR family NAD(P)-dependent oxidoreductase gives MPATTALSIPDLAGKAVLVTGASTGIGAALALAYAAQKSRVALHYNSSREAAEKLAKTIAGNGGDVFLTQGDFSVAADVERVVEDSARHFGRLDGLVNNAGGMLGRVPYAEQTEAHYDAVMDLNARSVLTASRKAIPWLKKQGGFIVNTSSIAARNGAGGGAGLYGSAKAFVSNVTRGMAKELIGFGIRVNAVAPGTILTPFHERYSNDEQMKGMVATIPQGRAGTADDCVGAYLFLSSDLLSGYITGQVIEVNGGQLMP, from the coding sequence GTGCCAGCCACGACCGCCCTTAGCATACCCGATCTTGCCGGCAAGGCAGTGCTGGTCACCGGCGCATCAACCGGCATCGGAGCAGCGCTCGCACTGGCCTATGCCGCGCAGAAATCCCGCGTAGCGCTCCATTACAATTCGAGCCGCGAGGCTGCAGAGAAACTCGCCAAGACCATCGCCGGGAATGGCGGCGACGTTTTCCTGACGCAGGGGGACTTTTCCGTTGCCGCCGATGTCGAGCGCGTCGTCGAGGACAGCGCCAGGCATTTCGGCCGGCTCGACGGCCTGGTGAACAATGCCGGCGGCATGCTTGGCCGCGTGCCCTATGCCGAGCAGACCGAGGCGCATTACGACGCGGTGATGGATCTCAACGCCCGCTCGGTGCTGACCGCCTCGCGCAAGGCGATCCCATGGCTGAAGAAACAGGGCGGCTTCATTGTCAACACCTCGTCGATCGCCGCGCGCAATGGTGCTGGCGGTGGCGCCGGCCTCTATGGGTCGGCCAAGGCCTTCGTCTCCAACGTGACGCGTGGCATGGCCAAGGAATTGATCGGCTTCGGCATCCGCGTCAACGCGGTGGCGCCGGGCACCATCCTCACGCCTTTCCACGAACGCTATTCGAACGACGAGCAGATGAAAGGCATGGTCGCCACCATTCCCCAGGGCCGCGCCGGCACGGCGGATGACTGCGTCGGCGCCTATCTGTTCCTCTCCTCGGATCTCCTGAGCGGTTACATTACCGGCCAGGTGATCGAGGTGAATGGTGGCCAGTTGATGCCGTGA